A genomic segment from Flavobacterium inviolabile encodes:
- the rimO gene encoding 30S ribosomal protein S12 methylthiotransferase RimO, with protein MRTKSLKKNKINVITLGCSKNVYDSEVLMGQLKASGKEVEHEAPKNDEGNIIVINTCGFINNAKEESINTILEYVDKKEQGIVDKVFVTGCLSERYRPDLEKEIPDVDRYFGTTELPLLLKALGADYKHELLGERLTTTPKNFAYLKIAEGCDRPCSFCAIPIMRGKHVSQPIEKLVKEAEGLAAKGVKELILIAQDLTYYGLDLYKKRNLAELLENLIKVEGIEWIRLHYAFPTGFPMDVLDLMKKEPKICNYIDIPLQHISDNILKSMRRGTTYEKTTRLLKDFREAVPGMAIRTTLIVGYPGETEEDFQILKNWVEEMRFERLGCFAYSHEENTHAYLLEDDVPEEVKQQRAAEIMDIQAQISWDLNQEKIGQTFRCIIDRKEGGYFIGRTEFDSPDVDNEVLIDATQFYLKTGDFATIKIIDATEFDLYGEPVQ; from the coding sequence ATGAGAACCAAGTCTTTAAAGAAAAACAAAATCAATGTAATCACTTTAGGATGTTCAAAAAATGTATACGACAGTGAAGTTCTGATGGGGCAGTTAAAAGCCAGCGGAAAAGAGGTCGAGCATGAAGCACCTAAAAATGATGAAGGGAACATTATTGTAATCAACACCTGTGGATTTATCAATAATGCAAAAGAAGAATCCATCAATACGATTTTGGAATACGTTGACAAAAAAGAACAAGGTATTGTAGACAAAGTTTTTGTTACCGGATGTTTGTCAGAACGTTACCGTCCGGATCTGGAAAAAGAAATCCCGGATGTGGACCGTTATTTCGGAACAACCGAATTGCCCTTATTATTAAAAGCTTTAGGAGCCGATTATAAACACGAATTATTAGGAGAACGTTTAACCACTACTCCGAAGAATTTCGCCTATTTGAAAATTGCCGAAGGTTGTGACCGTCCCTGCAGTTTCTGTGCGATTCCTATCATGAGAGGAAAACACGTTTCCCAGCCAATTGAAAAACTGGTAAAAGAAGCCGAAGGTCTGGCTGCCAAAGGCGTAAAAGAACTGATCCTGATCGCTCAGGATTTAACCTATTACGGTCTGGATCTATACAAAAAAAGAAACCTTGCCGAATTACTGGAAAACCTGATTAAAGTAGAAGGTATCGAATGGATCCGTCTGCATTATGCATTCCCGACAGGTTTCCCGATGGATGTTCTGGATCTGATGAAAAAAGAGCCGAAAATCTGTAATTATATCGACATTCCGTTACAGCATATTTCCGATAACATTTTAAAATCGATGCGTCGTGGTACCACTTATGAGAAAACGACCAGACTTTTAAAAGACTTCCGCGAAGCCGTTCCGGGAATGGCTATCCGTACCACACTGATTGTGGGATATCCAGGCGAAACGGAAGAAGACTTCCAGATCCTGAAAAACTGGGTAGAAGAAATGCGTTTTGAGCGTTTGGGCTGTTTTGCTTATTCGCATGAAGAAAACACCCATGCTTACCTGCTGGAAGACGATGTTCCGGAAGAAGTAAAACAACAGCGTGCTGCCGAGATCATGGACATTCAGGCGCAGATTTCATGGGATTTGAACCAGGAAAAAATCGGACAGACTTTCCGTTGTATCATCGACAGAAAAGAAGGCGGTTATTTCATTGGCCGTACCGAATTTGACAGCCCGGATGTTGACAACGAAGTTTTAATTGACGCCACACAGTTCTATTTAAAAACCGGTGATTTTGCAACTATAAAAATCATTGATGCTACCGAGTTTGACCTATACGGAGAACCGGTACAATAA
- the rpsT gene encoding 30S ribosomal protein S20, with translation MANHKSALKRIRSNEKKRVLNRYQHKTTRNAIKALRLATDKSEASAKLSAVVSMIDKLAKKNIIHDNKASNLKSKLTKHVAKLA, from the coding sequence ATGGCAAATCATAAGTCAGCTTTAAAAAGAATCAGAAGCAACGAAAAGAAAAGAGTATTAAATAGATACCAACATAAAACAACTCGTAACGCAATCAAAGCTTTGCGTCTTGCAACTGATAAATCAGAGGCTTCTGCTAAGTTGTCTGCTGTAGTATCAATGATTGATAAATTAGCTAAGAAGAATATTATCCATGATAATAAAGCTTCTAACTTAAAATCAAAATTAACTAAGCACGTTGCTAAATTAGCATAA
- a CDS encoding OmpP1/FadL family transporter, with the protein MKKHIVTAIVALSATIASAQELAPADGLRYAIDNLNGTARFRAMSGAFGAVGGDLSAIHVNPAGGAIFNYNTATVTLSSYNTKNNARYFGTNTSDNKSTLDLNQAGGIFVFDNHNPNSGWNKFTFAINYDNANNFDNAITFRGTGNRSIDQYFLNQANGLPVGVIDNNYRYDQLSFQDQQALLAYQTYIIDTSTLPLDPNNPNYISGVPNTGSYAHTNYVSTNGYNGKLAFNFATSYNDKLYLGINLNAHFTDYTKNSTVYESNNGPVNTDPGRATVRQIQFNNDMHTYGSGFSFNLGAIAKVTDELRLGVSYESPTWYRLTDELAQSISTNYTTNNSGTNTAGYASLNPNIINVYPTYTLQTPGKFTGSLAYIFGKTGLISFDYGIKDYSNIAFKPNNSYNSSLNDIYSNTLRSAQEFRVGAEYKIKQVSLRGGYRFEQSPYKDEQVIGDLKSYSGGIGYNFGSARLDLSYTHTQRDMDVSLLSSMTDSARVNSKINNISLSYTIGF; encoded by the coding sequence ATGAAAAAACATATAGTAACAGCTATTGTTGCCTTATCGGCAACAATAGCATCAGCACAAGAGCTAGCTCCTGCAGACGGATTGCGCTATGCGATTGACAATCTAAACGGTACAGCACGATTCCGCGCGATGAGCGGTGCTTTCGGAGCTGTTGGAGGTGATCTCTCTGCGATTCACGTAAATCCTGCCGGTGGCGCCATATTCAATTACAATACCGCTACCGTTACCCTGAGCAGCTACAACACTAAAAACAATGCCCGTTATTTTGGCACGAATACTTCCGATAACAAAAGTACCCTGGACCTGAATCAGGCAGGTGGCATTTTTGTATTCGACAACCATAACCCGAACAGCGGATGGAACAAATTTACCTTTGCCATTAATTATGACAATGCCAATAATTTTGACAATGCCATCACTTTCAGAGGTACCGGAAACCGTTCTATAGACCAGTATTTCCTGAATCAGGCTAACGGACTGCCCGTAGGCGTTATCGACAACAACTATCGTTACGACCAGCTGTCTTTCCAGGATCAGCAGGCATTATTAGCATACCAGACGTATATTATCGACACCAGTACGCTTCCGCTTGATCCTAACAACCCGAATTATATTTCGGGCGTGCCTAACACCGGCAGCTATGCCCATACCAATTATGTTTCCACAAACGGCTACAACGGTAAACTGGCTTTCAACTTTGCAACGTCTTATAACGACAAACTTTATCTGGGGATTAACCTGAATGCTCATTTTACCGATTATACCAAAAATTCAACGGTTTACGAATCAAACAACGGCCCTGTTAATACCGATCCGGGAAGAGCCACAGTACGCCAGATCCAGTTTAACAACGACATGCACACTTACGGAAGCGGATTCTCTTTCAATTTGGGTGCCATTGCAAAAGTAACCGACGAATTACGTTTAGGAGTATCTTACGAATCGCCTACCTGGTACCGTTTGACCGATGAATTAGCGCAAAGTATTTCCACGAATTACACGACAAACAATTCCGGAACAAACACAGCGGGATATGCATCGCTAAACCCGAACATCATTAACGTTTACCCGACCTATACTTTACAGACTCCTGGTAAATTCACCGGAAGTTTAGCGTATATCTTTGGCAAAACCGGATTGATCAGTTTTGATTACGGCATAAAAGATTACAGCAATATTGCTTTCAAACCGAACAACTCCTATAACAGTTCTTTAAACGATATTTATTCCAATACACTTCGCAGTGCACAGGAATTCCGGGTGGGTGCAGAATATAAAATCAAACAGGTAAGCCTTCGCGGCGGGTATCGTTTTGAACAAAGCCCATACAAAGACGAACAGGTTATCGGCGACTTAAAAAGTTATTCCGGCGGTATCGGTTATAACTTCGGCTCTGCCCGTTTAGACCTTTCCTATACGCATACCCAAAGAGATATGGATGTTTCCTTACTTTCCAGCATGACCGATTCTGCAAGAGTGAACAGTAAAATAAACAACATCAGTCTTTCTTATACCATAGGTTTTTAA
- a CDS encoding tetratricopeptide repeat protein, with protein MNLSHEEEENSLSLSKFESMLKTNKVFFFDSEEFEDIILHYLDTGKINLAKKALKLGLEQHPKSTGLKLVQVELLVFDDKLEIAEKLLNDLYAIEPTNEEIYIQKANIYSKKDQHDKAVELLKVALKYTDDYADVYSLIGMEYLFMDDLEMAKENFIKCLENDTEDHSALYNVVYCFDFLDQNEDAINFLNGFIDRNPYSEVAWHQLGRQYYTVKNYEQAVRAFDYATLIDDSFLGAYLEKAKALEKLKKYQEAIDCYNITMELDDPTSFALLRIGKCHERLGNTDIALQFYLKTVHEDPLLDKAWIAITDFYIRQKNFQKALYYVNKAIGIDNENKLYWKRYGAINKQLSFFEEAEYGYRKAVEFGDYQLDTWLFWVDILQFLGEFESAVQTLLQASEYFPEEYEVEYRLAGLYYMLHDEAKGKVHLSNGLRLNFNNRTVLKELFPVVWNTKTIQSQIEKYQKLNG; from the coding sequence ATGAATTTGAGTCACGAGGAAGAAGAAAATAGTTTATCCTTATCAAAGTTCGAATCAATGTTGAAAACCAACAAGGTATTCTTCTTTGACTCCGAAGAGTTTGAAGATATCATTCTTCATTATCTCGATACGGGTAAAATTAATTTAGCCAAAAAAGCCCTTAAACTAGGCTTGGAGCAGCACCCAAAATCCACCGGTTTAAAACTGGTTCAGGTAGAACTTTTAGTTTTTGACGACAAACTTGAAATAGCCGAAAAATTATTAAACGATTTGTATGCTATTGAACCGACCAACGAAGAAATCTACATTCAGAAAGCCAACATTTATTCCAAAAAAGATCAGCACGACAAAGCCGTTGAACTTTTAAAAGTCGCCCTTAAATATACCGATGATTATGCGGATGTCTATTCGCTGATTGGTATGGAGTACCTGTTCATGGACGATCTGGAAATGGCAAAAGAGAACTTCATTAAATGTCTTGAAAACGATACAGAAGACCATTCTGCCTTATACAATGTCGTGTACTGTTTTGATTTCCTGGATCAGAACGAAGACGCTATAAATTTCTTAAACGGGTTTATTGACCGCAATCCGTACAGCGAAGTGGCATGGCACCAGCTCGGACGTCAGTATTACACCGTAAAAAATTACGAACAGGCCGTTCGTGCCTTTGATTATGCCACCCTGATTGACGATAGTTTTCTGGGTGCTTATTTAGAAAAGGCAAAAGCCCTGGAAAAATTAAAAAAATACCAGGAGGCCATCGATTGCTATAACATTACCATGGAGCTTGACGATCCTACTTCCTTTGCCCTGTTGCGCATTGGAAAATGTCACGAGCGTCTTGGCAATACCGATATTGCTTTACAGTTTTACCTGAAAACGGTACATGAAGATCCGTTACTGGATAAAGCCTGGATTGCGATCACCGATTTTTATATCCGTCAGAAAAATTTCCAGAAAGCGCTGTACTATGTTAACAAAGCTATTGGAATTGACAACGAGAACAAATTGTACTGGAAACGCTACGGGGCGATCAACAAACAATTAAGTTTCTTTGAAGAGGCCGAATACGGCTACCGAAAAGCGGTTGAGTTTGGCGATTACCAGTTAGACACCTGGTTGTTCTGGGTAGACATCCTTCAGTTTTTAGGAGAATTTGAAAGTGCTGTACAAACCTTATTACAGGCTTCCGAATATTTCCCGGAAGAATATGAAGTAGAATACCGTCTTGCCGGATTATACTATATGCTGCACGACGAAGCAAAAGGAAAAGTTCACCTTAGCAACGGTTTGCGCTTAAACTTCAATAACCGCACTGTATTGAAAGAACTGTTCCCGGTGGTGTGGAACACAAAAACAATACAATCTCAAATAGAGAAGTATCAGAAATTAAACGGATAA
- the typA gene encoding translational GTPase TypA, giving the protein MTSIRNIAIIAHVDHGKTTLVDKIMYHCQLFRENENTGDLILDNNDLERERGITITSKNVSVTYKGTKINIIDTPGHADFGGEVERVLNMADGVLLLVDAFEGPMPQTRFVLQKAIDLGLKPCVVVNKVDKENCTPEEVHEKVFDLMFELGAEEWQLDFPTVYGSAKNNWMSTDFRNQTENIEPLLDMVLEHVPSPKVSEGTPQMLITSLDFSNFTGRIAIGRLQRGELKEGMNISLVKRDGKIIKSKIKELHVFEGIGRKKVEQVVAGDICAIVGLEGFEIGDTVADFENPEALASITIDEPTMSMLFTINDSPFFGKEGKFVTSRHIKDRLNRELEKNLALRVNETDSADKFLVFGRGVLHLSVLIETMRREGYELQIGQPQVIIKEIDGAKCEPIEELTIDLPENVSGRAVEFVTVRKGEMLSMEPKGERMIIKFNIPSRGIIGLRNQLLTATAGEAIMSHRFLEYQPFKGEIPGRTNGSLISMENGKAIPYSIDKLQDRGKFFVDPNEDIYEGQVIGENSRGDDMVVNVTKTKKLTNVRSSGADDKARIIPAIKFSLEEALEYIQKDEYVEVTPKSIRLRKIYLNENDRKRFKID; this is encoded by the coding sequence ATGACTTCTATTAGAAACATTGCAATTATCGCTCACGTTGACCACGGTAAAACAACATTGGTTGACAAAATTATGTATCACTGTCAGTTGTTCCGTGAAAACGAGAACACAGGAGATTTAATTCTTGACAACAACGATTTAGAACGTGAAAGAGGAATTACCATCACTTCTAAAAACGTATCCGTTACCTATAAAGGAACCAAAATTAATATTATCGATACTCCAGGCCACGCGGATTTTGGTGGTGAGGTAGAACGTGTATTAAATATGGCGGATGGTGTGTTGTTATTGGTGGATGCTTTTGAAGGACCAATGCCGCAAACTCGTTTCGTATTGCAGAAAGCAATCGATTTAGGTTTAAAACCATGTGTGGTAGTTAACAAAGTTGATAAAGAGAATTGTACTCCGGAAGAAGTTCATGAAAAAGTATTTGACTTGATGTTTGAATTAGGAGCTGAGGAATGGCAGTTAGACTTCCCTACAGTTTACGGTTCTGCAAAGAATAACTGGATGTCAACCGACTTCAGAAATCAGACTGAAAACATTGAGCCTTTATTGGATATGGTTTTGGAGCACGTTCCAAGCCCGAAAGTATCTGAAGGTACTCCACAGATGTTAATCACTTCTTTGGATTTCTCTAACTTTACAGGACGTATCGCTATCGGTCGTTTACAAAGAGGAGAATTAAAAGAAGGAATGAATATATCTTTAGTGAAAAGAGATGGTAAGATCATCAAATCTAAAATTAAAGAATTACACGTTTTTGAAGGAATCGGAAGAAAGAAAGTAGAGCAGGTAGTGGCAGGAGATATTTGTGCTATCGTAGGTCTTGAAGGATTTGAAATTGGTGATACTGTTGCTGATTTTGAAAATCCGGAAGCTTTAGCGTCTATTACAATTGATGAGCCAACAATGAGTATGTTGTTCACAATTAATGACTCTCCGTTCTTTGGTAAAGAAGGTAAGTTTGTAACTTCCCGTCACATTAAAGACAGATTAAACAGAGAATTAGAGAAAAACTTAGCACTTCGTGTTAATGAAACAGACAGTGCCGATAAATTTTTAGTTTTCGGTCGTGGTGTATTGCACTTGTCTGTATTGATTGAAACAATGCGTCGTGAAGGATATGAATTACAAATTGGTCAGCCGCAGGTAATCATTAAAGAAATTGATGGTGCTAAATGTGAGCCGATCGAGGAATTAACAATCGACTTACCAGAAAACGTTTCCGGTAGAGCGGTAGAGTTTGTAACGGTTCGTAAAGGTGAAATGTTAAGCATGGAGCCAAAAGGGGAGCGTATGATCATTAAATTCAATATTCCATCCCGTGGTATTATCGGATTGAGAAATCAATTGCTTACAGCTACTGCCGGTGAAGCAATTATGTCACACCGTTTCCTGGAATACCAACCATTCAAAGGAGAGATTCCTGGACGTACAAACGGATCTTTGATCTCTATGGAGAACGGAAAAGCAATTCCTTATTCTATCGATAAATTACAGGACAGAGGTAAGTTTTTCGTAGATCCTAACGAGGATATCTATGAAGGACAGGTAATTGGTGAAAACTCCCGTGGTGATGATATGGTTGTTAACGTTACCAAAACGAAAAAATTAACAAACGTACGTTCTTCAGGAGCAGATGATAAAGCAAGAATCATTCCTGCTATCAAATTCTCATTAGAAGAAGCTTTGGAGTATATCCAGAAAGATGAGTATGTTGAAGTTACGCCAAAATCGATCCGTTTACGTAAGATTTACTTAAATGAAAACGATAGAAAACGTTTCAAAATAGACTAA
- a CDS encoding DUF349 domain-containing protein — MLEEKNDNLPEADGQEQITNEENVPTVNQSAIEAIESTNAEESEDASISEGHDIPMLNYEAMSMEELTAELEKLVSNEKVMSIRNHVEEIRKDFMAKYTHFIDEKRDEHSHDNNGDVSDFDYHFPLKNKFDNIYNKYRDFKNQHFKQLQNNLKGNLDNRLAIIEELKSLIDNPAESIQETLKTVNELRERWKNAGPIPRDKYNHVWNNFHFHIERFYDHLHLDREARDLDFKHNLEQKQKIIARVEELVNESDISKAFRELQSLHKIWKEEIGPVSREHREELWNKFSDLTKQLHDKREALLAKAKEKEEENLIRKREIITQIDGIANEKITAHSAWQGQIDKIESLRAAFFQTGKVPLEVNEDTWAAFKNAVRNFNTQKNSFYKDIKKDQQDNLNKKLALVEKANALKENEDFNATTPIMKQIQEDWKKIGHVPRKYSDSVWKDFKDACNHYFDRLHAKRNEANSEEIEAFDKKKDYLESLKDFQLSGEHKTDLDAIKLHIENWKTFGKVPHARRHIEGKFNKILDALFDKLSLSKKEAEMVKFNNRLEQLAESDDSRKLENEQIFIMRKIDEVQGEIFQLENNIQFISNAKADNPFVKEVYKNIDRHKEELKTWKDKLKQIRSLKQE, encoded by the coding sequence ATGTTAGAAGAAAAGAATGATAACCTGCCGGAGGCAGATGGACAGGAACAAATTACAAACGAGGAAAACGTTCCTACCGTAAATCAATCCGCAATTGAAGCGATTGAAAGTACGAATGCAGAAGAAAGCGAAGACGCTTCTATTTCTGAAGGACACGATATCCCAATGCTCAACTATGAAGCAATGTCAATGGAAGAATTGACAGCGGAACTTGAAAAATTAGTTTCGAATGAGAAAGTAATGTCCATCAGAAATCACGTCGAAGAGATCCGTAAAGATTTTATGGCGAAATACACGCATTTTATTGATGAGAAGCGTGACGAACACAGCCATGACAACAATGGAGATGTTTCGGATTTCGATTATCACTTTCCTTTAAAGAACAAATTCGACAATATCTACAATAAATACCGGGATTTTAAAAATCAGCACTTCAAACAACTGCAAAACAATTTAAAAGGCAATCTTGATAACCGTCTTGCAATTATTGAAGAACTAAAAAGTCTGATCGACAATCCTGCCGAAAGCATTCAGGAAACTTTAAAAACAGTTAATGAACTGCGTGAGCGCTGGAAAAACGCCGGACCAATACCACGGGACAAATACAACCACGTTTGGAACAACTTCCATTTTCATATTGAGCGTTTTTACGATCACCTGCATCTGGACAGAGAAGCCCGCGATCTGGATTTCAAACACAATCTGGAGCAAAAACAGAAAATCATTGCCCGTGTTGAAGAACTGGTTAATGAAAGTGATATTTCCAAAGCATTCCGTGAATTACAATCGTTACACAAAATCTGGAAAGAGGAAATCGGACCGGTATCACGTGAGCACCGTGAAGAATTATGGAACAAGTTTAGCGACTTAACCAAACAACTACACGACAAACGGGAAGCCTTATTAGCGAAGGCAAAAGAAAAAGAAGAAGAAAACCTGATCAGGAAAAGAGAAATTATCACTCAGATTGACGGTATCGCTAACGAAAAGATAACAGCACACAGTGCCTGGCAGGGTCAGATTGACAAAATAGAAAGCCTGAGAGCCGCTTTCTTCCAAACCGGAAAAGTTCCGCTTGAAGTAAACGAAGACACCTGGGCGGCTTTTAAAAACGCCGTACGCAATTTTAATACTCAGAAGAACTCTTTCTACAAAGACATTAAAAAAGACCAGCAGGACAACCTGAATAAAAAACTGGCTTTAGTGGAAAAAGCGAATGCCTTGAAAGAAAATGAAGATTTCAACGCTACGACGCCAATCATGAAACAGATCCAGGAAGACTGGAAAAAAATAGGTCATGTGCCGAGAAAATATTCCGACAGCGTATGGAAAGATTTTAAAGATGCCTGCAATCATTATTTTGACCGCCTGCACGCCAAACGCAACGAAGCAAACTCCGAAGAGATTGAAGCTTTTGATAAGAAAAAAGACTATCTGGAAAGTCTGAAAGACTTCCAGCTAAGCGGTGAACACAAAACCGATCTGGACGCTATCAAATTACACATAGAGAACTGGAAAACTTTTGGAAAAGTACCGCATGCCCGCAGACATATCGAAGGCAAGTTCAACAAAATACTGGATGCCCTGTTTGACAAATTAAGCTTATCTAAAAAAGAAGCGGAAATGGTTAAATTCAACAACCGCTTGGAGCAGCTGGCAGAAAGTGACGATTCCAGAAAATTAGAGAATGAGCAGATCTTCATTATGCGCAAGATTGATGAAGTACAAGGCGAAATTTTCCAATTGGAAAATAACATCCAGTTTATCTCGAATGCCAAAGCCGACAATCCATTTGTAAAAGAAGTTTACAAAAACATCGACCGTCACAAGGAAGAATTAAAAACCTGGAAAGACAAGCTGAAACAAATCAGAAGCCTGAAACAGGAATAA
- a CDS encoding shikimate dehydrogenase family protein: MKKLKKRRFGLLGKNISYSFSKKYFTEKFSVSGLENCSYTNFDAETINDFPAIVSGTKNLKGMNVTIPYKEAVIPFLKKTSKNATLIGAVNTIRFNKKGEAKGYNTDFYGFKKSLKPLLKKHHKKALILGTGGASKAIAFALQKLKIEYDFVSRNASECEFSYSELNQDVFNEYQIIINTTPLGTFPNIKDCPELDYTLFTDKHIAFDLVYNPEETEFLRLAKEQGAKTKNGYDMLVFQAEKAWEIWNNK, encoded by the coding sequence ATGAAAAAATTAAAGAAAAGGAGATTTGGATTGCTCGGAAAGAATATCAGCTATTCTTTTTCAAAAAAATACTTTACCGAAAAATTTTCAGTTTCCGGATTAGAGAATTGCAGTTATACCAATTTTGATGCTGAAACCATCAATGACTTCCCGGCCATCGTTTCCGGTACAAAAAACCTGAAAGGAATGAACGTTACCATTCCTTATAAAGAAGCCGTTATTCCTTTTCTGAAAAAAACATCCAAAAATGCCACCCTTATCGGCGCTGTCAATACCATACGGTTCAACAAAAAAGGAGAAGCAAAAGGATACAATACCGATTTTTACGGTTTTAAAAAATCGCTAAAGCCCTTACTGAAAAAACACCATAAAAAAGCATTGATCTTAGGAACCGGCGGCGCCAGTAAAGCCATTGCTTTTGCGCTGCAGAAATTAAAAATAGAATATGATTTTGTTTCCCGCAATGCATCGGAATGCGAGTTTTCCTATTCCGAGCTGAATCAGGATGTTTTTAACGAATACCAGATTATCATCAACACCACACCACTGGGCACTTTCCCGAATATTAAGGATTGTCCGGAACTGGATTATACGCTTTTTACCGATAAGCACATCGCTTTCGATCTGGTCTACAATCCGGAAGAAACCGAATTCCTACGTCTTGCAAAAGAACAGGGTGCCAAAACCAAAAACGGTTACGACATGCTGGTCTTTCAGGCAGAAAAGGCCTGGGAAATCTGGAATAACAAATAA
- the proS gene encoding proline--tRNA ligase, which translates to MSKNLTKRSEDYSKWYNELVVKADLAENSGVRGCMVIKPYGYAIWEKMQAELDRMFKETGHQNAYFPLFVPKSMFEAEEKNAEGFAKECAIVTHYRLTNDPENKGKLIVDPNAKLEEELIVRPTSEAIIWSTYKGWVQSYRDLPLLINQWANVVRWEMRTRLFLRTAEFLWQEGHTAHATKQEALAESVQMMDVYADFVENFMAIPVVKGVKTETERFAGAEETYCIEALMQDGKALQAGTSHFLGQNFAKAFDVKFSNAEGKLEHVWGTSWGVSTRLMGALVMTHSDDNGLVLPPNLAPIQVVIVPIHRTDEQLEAISAQVNDLVKQLRKLKISVKYDDRTTHKPGWKFNEYELKGVPVRIAIGPNDLENGTYEVARRDTLTKEVVSKEGIAGYLQNLLETIQEEMFTRSLNYRDTHITEVNSFEEFKEVLENKGGFVSAHWDGTAATEERIKELTKATIRCIALDRKEEEGICVFTGSPSKGRVLFAKAY; encoded by the coding sequence ATGAGTAAGAACTTAACAAAACGATCGGAAGATTATTCGAAATGGTATAACGAACTGGTTGTCAAAGCAGATTTAGCGGAGAACTCCGGTGTTAGAGGGTGTATGGTTATTAAGCCCTACGGTTATGCTATATGGGAAAAAATGCAAGCAGAATTAGACAGAATGTTTAAAGAGACTGGACACCAGAATGCTTATTTCCCCTTGTTTGTTCCGAAGAGCATGTTTGAAGCAGAAGAGAAAAATGCAGAAGGATTTGCGAAAGAATGCGCGATAGTAACCCATTACAGGCTGACTAACGATCCTGAGAATAAAGGAAAATTAATAGTAGATCCGAATGCAAAACTGGAAGAGGAATTAATTGTTCGTCCTACCAGTGAAGCTATTATCTGGAGTACTTATAAAGGTTGGGTGCAATCGTACCGTGACTTGCCGTTATTGATAAACCAATGGGCAAATGTGGTGCGTTGGGAAATGAGAACCCGTTTGTTTTTGCGTACGGCAGAGTTTTTATGGCAGGAAGGGCATACCGCTCATGCTACCAAACAGGAAGCACTGGCAGAATCAGTACAGATGATGGATGTGTATGCTGATTTTGTAGAGAACTTTATGGCCATTCCGGTTGTGAAAGGAGTGAAGACGGAAACAGAACGTTTTGCAGGAGCAGAAGAAACCTATTGTATTGAAGCTTTAATGCAGGATGGAAAAGCGTTACAAGCAGGAACTTCCCATTTCTTAGGGCAGAATTTTGCTAAAGCTTTTGATGTTAAGTTTTCAAATGCCGAAGGAAAGCTGGAGCACGTTTGGGGTACTTCATGGGGGGTTTCGACCCGTTTAATGGGGGCTTTGGTAATGACGCATTCCGATGATAACGGATTGGTTTTACCGCCAAATTTAGCGCCTATCCAGGTGGTGATTGTGCCTATACATAGAACCGATGAGCAATTAGAGGCGATTTCCGCCCAGGTTAATGATCTGGTGAAGCAATTGCGCAAATTGAAGATTTCGGTTAAATATGACGACAGAACGACGCATAAACCGGGATGGAAATTCAATGAGTACGAATTGAAAGGAGTGCCGGTGCGTATTGCTATTGGTCCGAATGATCTGGAAAACGGAACTTACGAAGTGGCAAGACGGGATACTTTAACAAAAGAGGTGGTTTCTAAAGAAGGTATTGCCGGGTATTTACAGAACCTGTTGGAGACAATCCAGGAGGAAATGTTTACCCGTTCCCTGAATTACAGAGATACGCATATCACGGAAGTGAACAGTTTTGAGGAGTTTAAAGAGGTTCTTGAAAACAAGGGCGGATTCGTGTCTGCACACTGGGATGGGACAGCTGCTACCGAAGAACGCATTAAAGAACTTACGAAGGCAACAATACGTTGTATCGCGTTAGATCGTAAAGAAGAGGAAGGAATTTGTGTTTTTACAGGTTCTCCTTCAAAAGGTAGAGTGCTGTTTGCCAAGGCCTATTAG